AATAATAAGACTACTATAAAATGGACTTCCTTCAAATTTCTATTTATTTCAATAGGTAGCTTTTTCCTATACTTTGTATTATGGTACTTCTATAACATACAGTTAACCATATATGATATCAGCAATAATATAGGATTCAATCCATACATGACCAGTTTGATAATTATGCTCATAATTTTGATCTGGTATGTTTATGCAATCATAAGGCATAATTACGGTAAAAAAGGAACGGATAAAAATTGATTTTCAGAACATTTGAAAGCTGTAGATAAACATAAGCAATACGATGCAATAATTGTTGGATCAGGCCCCAATGGACTTGCTGCCGGTATCGCTCTAGCTCAAAAAGGTAAAAAGGTTAAAATTATTGAGGCTGGAGACACCGTGGGCGGCGGGGCTAGAACTAAGTTTTTGACCCTTCCGGGATACAAACATGACGTATGTTCTGCTATTCACCCGATGGCTATGGCATCCCCATTTTTCGCAAGTCTTCCTTTAGAAAAATATGGGCTTAAATGGATTACCCCTCCATTTCCTGTGGCACATCCTTTAGATAACGAACCTGCCATCATCATGGACTTGGACATCCATAAAACGGCCAATGAACTTGGGATAGATAAAGCTGCTTATCTAAAACTCTTAAATCCAATCGTTAGAGATTTTAATGACCTGCTGCCAGATTTGCTTGGGCCATTTAATCCCTTTCCCAAAAGCCCAATAAAAGTTGCGAAATTCGGATTAAATGCCATTCGGTCTGCCACCTCTCTTGTCAACTCAAAATTTGATGGGGATAGGAGTCGGGCGCTTTTTGCAGGCCTTGCAGCTCACTCCATACAGCCATTAGACAATGTCGCTACTTCAGCTATTGCATTGGTTTTAGGTGCAGCAGGTCATGCAGTAGGCTGGCCTTTGCCTGAAGGCGGATCCCAATCACTCGCCAATGCTTTAGCTGATCATTTTGCCTTTTTAGGCGGGGAAATAGAAACTGGCAAATTGATTACTTCAGTTGACCAGCTATCAGAAGCCAAGACAATCCTTTTTGACATTACTCCTCAACAAATCTTGTCAATTGCCGAAAACGAAATCCCAAAATCCTATGCTGATAAATTAAAAGATTACCGATATGGCCCAGGGGTTTTTAAGCTTGATCTGGCTCTTGACGGTCCTATCCCATGGAAGGATGAAAACTGTAATAATGCAGCCACTGTTCATATTGGTGGGACTTTTGAAGAAATAGCAGAAGCTGAAAACCAGGTATTTGAAGGCAAGCACCCCGAAAAGCCTTTTGTGCTTTTGACACAACAAAGTCTTTTTGACAAAACTAGGGCACCTGAAGGTAAACATACCGTGTGGTGCTATTGCCATGTTCCAAACGGTTCGACCAGAGATATGACCCTTCAGATCGAGAACCAAATTGAGCGGTTTGCCCCTGGCTTTAAGGACTTAATTCTGTCCAGAAATAAGATGAATGCCTCGGATATGCAAACTTATAATCCTAACTATATAGGAGGAGATATCAATGGTGGTATTCAAGATATCCGTCAACTCTTTACCAGGCCAGTTAACCTTTTTGATCCTTATCGAATACCGAATACATCCTTTTTTATCTGCAGCTCTTCATCTCCTCCAGGTGGCGGAGTTCATGGAATGTGTGGCTATCATGCCGCCCAAGCTGCATTGAAATTTCTTAGGTAAATAGGAACGGGTATAACTACAGCCCGTACTTCTCTCCCATGCCCTTGATCAGCTCAAATCCTTTTTCTGCCATTTCCCATGGTTCGGAAAAGTTTCTCCACACACCGATGGAATTTGCGAAAGCGGGATCATTTCTGGTAAACCCTTCTATAGTCAGCCAGCCTTTGTACTTCACTTCGGCTAGAGATTTGAACACCTCGTCAAAGTCTACATGACCTGAACCTGGAGTACCTCGGTCATTTTCAGAAATATGGAAATGACCTAATTGAGGTGCGATGTACTGAATGGCTTCCCCCAATTTCTTTTCCTCGATATTTGCATGATGGGTATCAAACATGGCCTGCACATTCGGGTGATCCACCTTTTTTAGCAAATAGGAAAGTTGCTCCATTGTATTACAGAGATAGCATTCAAATCTATTCAGCGCCTCAGGAGTCAATAACACCCCTGCACCCTTCGCGTAATCGGCCACACCGCTCAGATATTCAGCCGACCAATTGTATTCATCTTCTATAGGTTCCCGCGAAGCAAAAACCGTGAAGCCTGAATGAAAAGGACCACAAAGCACTTGTGCATTCAGATCATGAGACCGATCAATGACCCACTTGAGCTGGTCTGAGGCTGCTTTTCGGATTTTCGAATCTGGAGAAATTGGATTTTGCTCCGGGCCCATCACGGTTACAGCTGTCACTTCTAGTCCTATATCTGCACAGTGTTTCCCTATCATTTTAAAGGATTCTTCAGGCGAACCTCCTATAAAAAATTCTGCTCCATCATAACCGATCCTCTTCAATCGGTCCAAAACCGGCAATAAATTCTCCGACATTTCTGCTGACCAGGCCAGCACGTTAAATCCTATTTTGTTCATATGTCAAGTTGTTAGTCGATAGACCATGGTCCATAGCTTGATCGAATCTATTGGTCTAATATCTATGGTCTATTTGAAATCTCCCACTCTCATTCCTTTTCGAAAACTATCAAAACCAAACATTGTCGGTTCATAAGTCCCTACAATATCCACGGAAAGCTCTGGGGTAATTACCTCAGGCATATCCAAAAGCCAGAAGGAGGCATTCAAAACCAGTCTTCTCATATCCTCTGATAGAAAATCCAGTGAAGAGCCTAAAGTACTGCCAAAAACCATCCCGGTCTTTCCGCCATCTAAAGCGTATTCCTTGGTCCAGGCAATAGGCATAATGGACTTATCATACATTAACGGCGCTTCAGCGGTCATTCCGGCAGTAGATTGACCATACAGGAGGACGTTTGCCGAGGAAGGAAGATTTTTAATAGAATACACATCAGTCGGCGCCCAGATATCGTCCACACCTCTGAGAATAGGATGATCTGCATCCCGATCTACTCCATCTACTAGTGCTCTGGTACCTTCAGATTTATGAATGCCATGGTGGGCTACCCAGGTCTCTCCTACGATCTGCTGACCGAAGCCACCTTCCCAACCGGCAATTTTACTATTCCAGTTCCACTTAAAATAAGGCGAATTTTCATCCTTGACAGCGAATGGATGAGTGGATGTCCGGAGTGCGATGAAAGGTTTTCCAGCTTTGAAATAATCCTCTAAATGCTTCATTTGATCCAGTGGAAGGTCTCTAAACCGAATCAGCATGATCATGAGATCAGCATCGGCCAGCTGCTCCAATCCCGGTATGTTGTTTTGGTAATTTGGTACCACATCACCTGTTTCTGGATGGATAGGAAACAGTACGGTGGTTTTGAACCCATATTTTTCCGAAAGAATTTTTGCCATCATAGGCATGGATTCCTCAGAACGATACTCATCGTCACCGGAGATCAAGACCACATGCTTCCCCTTGCCTGGCCCCTCTTTCCCATCAAACTGTAAGAAAGTTTTGCCATTCTGAGCAAATCCTGTAGCAAAACTGATGAATAAAATAATGGCAGAAAGACAGATTTTCATGGCTGAAGAGAATTGTGATTTGTACAAAAGCCCTAAGATAGCCTTACAAGCTTATCAGGCAATTATTCCAATCTATTTTTTTAACCCGGAGTTTGCATTAGATTTCGTTTGGAGGGCAGAAATATCTAGTGGTTGCGGCGAAGAATTGTAAAGCAAAATACCCTTTAATGGGCCTCATAGATCAAAGGGAAAAATCTACCTCCCATCTTTTCCCCTTTGGGAATCACAGGTACACCATCCAATAGCGGTTCATTGCTATCCGAAACTGTCCCATCGGCAAAAACATTCAGGACAAAAGCTCTTCTGGATTTATCAGAGGAATTCGCAAAGCTGCCATGTACCAACAACGGATGATGGAATGTGGCATATCC
This genomic window from Algoriphagus sp. TR-M9 contains:
- a CDS encoding sugar phosphate isomerase/epimerase family protein; this translates as MNKIGFNVLAWSAEMSENLLPVLDRLKRIGYDGAEFFIGGSPEESFKMIGKHCADIGLEVTAVTVMGPEQNPISPDSKIRKAASDQLKWVIDRSHDLNAQVLCGPFHSGFTVFASREPIEDEYNWSAEYLSGVADYAKGAGVLLTPEALNRFECYLCNTMEQLSYLLKKVDHPNVQAMFDTHHANIEEKKLGEAIQYIAPQLGHFHISENDRGTPGSGHVDFDEVFKSLAEVKYKGWLTIEGFTRNDPAFANSIGVWRNFSEPWEMAEKGFELIKGMGEKYGL
- a CDS encoding ThuA domain-containing protein → MKICLSAIILFISFATGFAQNGKTFLQFDGKEGPGKGKHVVLISGDDEYRSEESMPMMAKILSEKYGFKTTVLFPIHPETGDVVPNYQNNIPGLEQLADADLMIMLIRFRDLPLDQMKHLEDYFKAGKPFIALRTSTHPFAVKDENSPYFKWNWNSKIAGWEGGFGQQIVGETWVAHHGIHKSEGTRALVDGVDRDADHPILRGVDDIWAPTDVYSIKNLPSSANVLLYGQSTAGMTAEAPLMYDKSIMPIAWTKEYALDGGKTGMVFGSTLGSSLDFLSEDMRRLVLNASFWLLDMPEVITPELSVDIVGTYEPTMFGFDSFRKGMRVGDFK
- a CDS encoding phytoene desaturase family protein encodes the protein MKAVDKHKQYDAIIVGSGPNGLAAGIALAQKGKKVKIIEAGDTVGGGARTKFLTLPGYKHDVCSAIHPMAMASPFFASLPLEKYGLKWITPPFPVAHPLDNEPAIIMDLDIHKTANELGIDKAAYLKLLNPIVRDFNDLLPDLLGPFNPFPKSPIKVAKFGLNAIRSATSLVNSKFDGDRSRALFAGLAAHSIQPLDNVATSAIALVLGAAGHAVGWPLPEGGSQSLANALADHFAFLGGEIETGKLITSVDQLSEAKTILFDITPQQILSIAENEIPKSYADKLKDYRYGPGVFKLDLALDGPIPWKDENCNNAATVHIGGTFEEIAEAENQVFEGKHPEKPFVLLTQQSLFDKTRAPEGKHTVWCYCHVPNGSTRDMTLQIENQIERFAPGFKDLILSRNKMNASDMQTYNPNYIGGDINGGIQDIRQLFTRPVNLFDPYRIPNTSFFICSSSSPPGGGVHGMCGYHAAQAALKFLR